TTGATCTATTTATTGCTAGAACATGATCGTACTTTTAAACTATAAAACCATAGTTGGATGCTAAAGTGATGTAAAAAGTTAATTTGAGTGAAAAGATGAAGTCATGAATGAGGAAGACAAAGTGGGAAGGTTGTtgataaaaagagaaatgatatttgtacatccatttgtGACAACcttttgataattttctctctcatacttacattatcctcttattctctctctttatttttctctttccattgtttttaaccactaaaaatcgtataaaatggttgttcaaatatcaatgCTATGATAAAAATAAGATTAGGAAAGTGGCTGGAAAATTACTGTACTTTGAAACAGTAGTGCCGTAAGACAAGGACTGCTCACTTACCCTTAGAACCGACACATGTCCGTGATGTAAAGGGTGGTTCAGGTAATATTCAACAACTACAAATAAACAATAAGACAAACAAGTACACTCATAAAAACCATAATGCCCGTTGCCAAATATGAAATACCCAATTTAGACACAGCTCAACATCTGCCAGCTAGTAATTGATGAATGACAGTGTAAATTAATTTGTCCATGTGCTCGTGGAAAAGAAagcaaatgaagaaaaatatagcTGGTACcaattttttaagaatatttgaATGAGACAGCGAAAAATCTCTTTCAACTTAGTGGATGTTTAGTTTAGAATGGTGTTTCATGAAGCAAAAACACATATGTATGTTATTTGATGTAAATCTTCTATgattttaagaagctaaaaattGTAATTTCTACGTTAAAGTggttttttatgtgatttttaaaaaaacgtGATTTCCAACCGTCCATCGAAACAGACACTTAGTTGTAAGtgttaaatttgaatttagttTGTGAATGAAACCATGttaaatcttttattttgtcaCCTATTAGTACTAACTATCCAACTGAAGAATTAGTATATGCATTTGCGTGTAAAAGGTAAGTGGTTCACATCAaagaattgtatttttttttaagaaacaaaagaatTATATCTTGTAAATTTTTGTATCATGGATGTTGACCCATTATAATTATACCCATCACACCGGCCAGAGTAAGTCCATGATACAAAGGTTGGCGCACATGTGCAGGCAACATAATTTAAGTGGTAGTGTTGGACAATGCACATTATTGGGTAAattataattcaattttatatgGGACATACATATAAAGCAATTAATTGAAGTCATGAGTAACATTGACACCCGAGACACAGAACCCCTATAACAGCATTCTTTAATAGAATTCATATTGTCtagttatattaaaaaaaaattgtctcaaaaaaaGTTTGTATGAATTTTCCAAACCTttttatcagttttttttttcctttctgatCAGCACATAAAAATTCAAGTTAACAATTACCACAGTTACTCCTTTAAAAAAGTTATCACAATTACCTTTGAAGTGAAGTGATGCATCATTTGACTTAATTTTGTAGATATCAAAcctagaatatatattttttacgggGCTAAACTAAAAGGAAGTATGTCTTGTGCTTGGATGAGGTCATTGAATACATACTTTCCTGTTGTCAttgcaaagaaaaaatgaaatgaagagtataattaatttaatattagtttaattttgtaaaaaagaagaaaaacttttATTTCTAGAACTAGAAtactttatcttttcttttagcACTAGACCtagaatataatattactaGATGCTTTTAACCATTTGCATAGGAGTATATAAAAAATAGCTAgcatttcaattttataatacTCACAAATTTGGAGGAATCTTAACCCCATTATTATTGATGCATTCATAGCTGTCCATCCACTTCTTTGTTTCAAGTCCCCCACTTCCTAAACCTTACCCctctttttatatattctcCTCCTTTTCCATTCATTGTCCACTACTCTCTCAATTTCTCATCTTTTCTCTCCTACAAAGTACAAACATCTCTTCcctttccaaactccaaaaccTCTCTCCATCACAAAAATGGCTTCCTATGCAGCAGTACAAGTTTTTCTCATCTTAGGTCTTCTAGCCACCTCTTGTTTTGCACAAGCACCAGGTGCTGCACCAACACAACCACCATCAGCAACCCCAACTCCACCAACCCCAGCACCTGTAGCTACTCCACCCACAGCCACTCCACCAACAGCTACTCCTCCAACAGCCACACCACCACCAGCAGCTGCTCCCACTCCAGCCACTCCTGCACCAGCAACTTCCCCTCCAGCACCAACACCTACTTCTGATGCACCCACTCCAGATTCTACTTCCTCCTCTCCTCCAGCACCCGGTCCCGGTGGTCCAGCACCCGGTCCCGGCAGTACTGATGCCCCACCTTCACCCTCAGCAGCATTCTCCATCAACAAACCCATCATGGCAGCAACTGCTCTCTCTGCTGCTATCTTCGCCATTGCTTTCTAGGGTTTTTCCACGTGGAGGCTCTTTGGCCGTTGATCTTACTTTTCTTTGACGGGCGGATGGGATcgatttgatttattttcctctggttttattttgagttagcgtttttgttttgatgtgttattattattatctttctatttaTACTTGTCGTTGATGTGTTTGTTGATTCGACGGACGGGATCGATCTGATGATGATTTATTTTGTGATTCATTGTTTTGGTGTTCACACGTGTATGTAGATGACCGTGATGATGATTTCATTTCATTGTACATCCATTAATTCATAGAATAAAACTGTTTGTCATTCTTTTTACTTATCTTGTGTCaaattttctcattattttgTCTGAATTATGATGTTTAATACTCCTATAAAGATAAGATGGAGATTGCATTATCCATGTAAGGATTGTGATTCCAACTCCAAACATCtcaattattcattaaatatgAGTTTCTAGATAACACactactttataagaaaaaaaatgtaaaattgttcattttatttGCATCATTGGAGATAGCTTAATGGAGTAGATCAATTTATAGTCAATGTTTAAAATTACGGCTCTAGTTGCCTCTATCTCATGACACTGCAACACAAAAAAAGTACAAGCAAATGCATTTGATATGGCTGCAATTGTAGAATTTTTGGTTACACCTAAGGTCAGAAATTTAGTTGGATACACCTCGGCTGGTATAGTTTTGATGTGGACTATAAtattattagaaacaaaaaaaaaaagattattggCAAAAAAACGTAGTtaggaaaaaagaagaagaaaaaactagtgttgattttttttttttgaaggatagtGTTGAATTTCTTTATCACTAGTAGTTAGATTTGGTgagaaatttataatttttctctaTAGTGTTGAATTACATTTGGTGAGAAAAAAAACTAGTGTTGaagttgaatttcattttgggttAACTTGCGATTATCCCCTTCTAATTAATGAAAGCGATTTTGTTTGTGAGGAATTGCTTGAGTTAGGTGCATGGTTGAATTTGTGTCAAGTTTGACAAAGTCATAGTTTAGCAAAATGACAGTGattcattttgatttcaaaaAATGCACCATGATATCAAATGTATATTGTagaaacttaacaaaaaaacattatcaTCATAAATTCAGTAATTGTTGCTATGACTACCTTCATTTAAAATAACGTGTAcagttattttaatttgttcacAAGATATTTCACGGACAATGTGGAGACATTGATAGAGTGATGTGgtcgattttttttatcattgatgTTGTGTAGAGGTATAAGACAATGGCAGTGGTCCAATGGTGGGTTAAATGGGATAAGGGATTTTGGATGGGTAAGAAGGGATcatgatttgtttgttattatctaatggttgagattttaaattaaaaaacaataaaaggttGTTGCGATATGAGAGAAGAAGGGAAcataatttgtttgttattattatgtatttttattaaaaaaaatatttgttttttaatttaaaatctcaaccgttaaatatttttttgccacatgtcttgcATCCAAACCCTAAATGGAGTAAATAGAACTTAGCCTAAATGGAGCATATCCGAACTCCATAATTATGGCAGCtcaaatttgtgattttgttgtaGTTAGGACTTAGTGGGGCCAAATGGTGATAAGGGGGCTTAGATGGGTAACTCCACCTACCAAAAGGGAAGATGATACTGTAATAGGCTTTAACTGGCTATCAACTATCAAGTATCAATGGACAAGGGCGGCTAAGAACGCTTTTGTGGTTTTGATGGTTGACTCTCTTTGGCTAAACCTCTTATTTACGGTTAAacactcatttataatttttttttttttctcttcaagtagtttagtggttagaattcaccttttataaaataaataagtggggtgttcatggttcgaaccctgactcttacatataacaatgcatatcCCTGTCAACTGATCTATGCTCACGAGGACATAAAtcatttctataataaaatataaaataacgaATTATTTTCGTACAacttataagttattttcataagtcaTAATAGAAAGCttataaaataagttgaaaGCAATTTATAAACAATGACATAGATTATTTTATAAGTGCTCTCAAACGTCTCACAAACCTTATGTTAGTGGATAATTTCATTAAAACCAATCCAAAAAAGTCTTAGGTAGATTTGGATGTTTGATTGATGAAAGCTTTGATGTTGAAGATTGTTTGATATATGATGCATTGTAATCACATAATGTTAAACCAAAAGCAAAGTAGGGATTTTGTCACAATTAAGGCTTAGAGACTCGATACGTCAGTCATCCAATGTTGGGACTTTGGTCAGTAGGATCATATCAACAATACGTTGACACCAATAAGTCGAAGTCTTATTTGACTACTAATTCGTTTTTGCCAGGCGCATCACATACGATGTTAGTTATTGACCCACTATTTGGTTGTTCAACCCGGACACCTAAATATTGCGCTCATCGTGCAATAGTTGGTCACTCTTCTACTAGACGTCATACTATAAAGAAATCTAACCGATCACGAGGCGATTGGTCCATTAGGCACTCATCGTCCAAGTGACATGTAGTTGATTATATAGTCATTTTTCTACCAATATTTGGccatcaatatttttatagttttttttgctATGTCAAATAGTTGCTAGGTGGGCGGGCCTTCAATGTGAATCCCACAAGACTCCAACAAGATGGTCCCGAGGATAACATTCCTAGGATTGATGTCCGACAAAATTACCTATGTTTGGATTCTAGAATACGAAGcgtatttttaaagtttcaCCATTTTCCAATTTGAGAAAGATGACTGATCTAGAAGTGAAACTCATCAAGAAAGTTGTTAGACATGTTGATGGGTCCAATGCATACTCTTATGTTGTAGTAGAAGATACGTTGTTGCATGTAGATATGTTttgtaacatcccgttttcccaacataaaaatttcttaacaattatcagagtaaacatcataaaacgggatatcacatttcacataatcataaatagttaaataacaatctAACTTCCAACAAAATACTTCAATCATCGCAACGGAATAAATTCattaatcataaataagtttggcac
Above is a genomic segment from Medicago truncatula cultivar Jemalong A17 chromosome 5, MtrunA17r5.0-ANR, whole genome shotgun sequence containing:
- the LOC112421964 gene encoding elastin — protein: MAKIAAERAVAAMMGLLMENAAEGEGGASVLPGPGAGPPGPGAGGEEEVESGVGASEVGVGAGGEVAGAGVAGVGAAAGGGVAVGGVAVGGVAVGGVATGAGVGGVGVADGGCVGAAPGACAKQEVARRPKMRKTCTAA